A part of Aegilops tauschii subsp. strangulata cultivar AL8/78 chromosome 2, Aet v6.0, whole genome shotgun sequence genomic DNA contains:
- the LOC109755727 gene encoding calcium uptake protein, mitochondrial, with the protein MAPLRLLRSAVGRLRAAQSAGRAAFSSAAATTEAKATVREGVIAAAAAAVAGSGLGLWLMPPALADSGELARAAAPGQIAAAGQISAAAGAVEERHEKKTRFLLADSYRRRVFFNYEKRIRLRSPPEKIFEYFASVRKPDGEMFMLPADLMRAVVPVFPPSESNVVREGRLRGEPSPGELHCAPSKFFVLFDTNTDGLISFAEYIFFVTLLSIPESSFSAAFKMFDVDLSGEIDKEEFKKVMALMRSYNRQGAAHRHGLRTGFKVGQSVENGGVVEYFFGNDGNEPLHFDKFTSFLKELHEEIIRLEFSHYDVKSTNTIPAKDFALSMVASADMNHISKLLDRADTLENDPYLKHLRITFEEFKAFADLRRRLESLTMAIFAYGQVNGLLTKQDLKRAAQHVCGVELTDRVVDIIFHVFDMNNDGHLSSEEFLRALQRREADIHQPAARGGPMGWLNPKNRSSLLQMLR; encoded by the exons ATGGCACCCTTGAGACTCCTCCGGTCCGCCGTCGGACGGCTCAGGGCGGCGCAGTCCGCCGGCCGCGCAGCTTTCTCCAGCGCCGCCGCTACGACGGAGGCCAAGGCGACCGTCCGCGAGGGggtgatcgccgccgccgccgcggccgtcGCAGGGTCCGGGCTGGGGCTCTGGCTCATGCCGCCGGCGCTCGCGGACTCCGGCGAGCtggcccgcgccgccgcgccagGACAGATCGCCGCGGCCGGGCAGATCTCGGCGGCCGCCGGCGCCGTGGAGGAGCGGCACGAGAAGAAGACGAGGTTCCTGCTCGCAG ACTCATACCGCCGAAGGGTGTTCTTCAACTACGAGAAACGGATACGGCTTCGCAGCCCTCCGGAAAAG ATTTTTGAGTACTTTGCGTCTGTGCGAAAACCGGATGGGGAAATGTTCATGTTGCCTGCCGACTTGATGAGAGCGGTGGTCCCTGTTTTCCCTCCATCGGAGTCGAACGTCGTGCGGGAAGGGAGGCTAAGGGGGGAACCCAGCCCCGGAGAGCTGCACTGCGCGCCATCCAAATTCTTTGTCCTGTTCGACACAAACACCGATGGTCTCATCTCATTTGCCGA GTACATCTTCTTTGTTACATTACTCAGCATTCCTGAGTCAAGCTTCAGTGCGGCCTTCAAAATGTTCGACGTTGATCTCAGTGG GGAGATAGACAAAGAAGAGTTCAAGAAAGTAATGGCATTGATGCGGTCCTATAACAGACAAGGAGCTGCCCATAGGCATGGCTTACGTACAGGATTTAAAGTTGGCCAGTCTGTGGAAAATGGTGGGGTTGTTGAGTATTTCTTTGGTAATGATGGGAATGAACCTCTACACTTTGATAAGTTCACAAGTTTTTTGAAGGAATTGCATGAAGAG ATTATTCGTCTGGAATTCAGTCATTATGATGTCAAGTCGACGAACACTATCCCGGCAAAGGATTTTGCACTGTCCATGGTGGCTTCTGCTGACATGAATCACATTAGCAAGCTACTTGATAGAGCTGATACGTTGGAAAATGACCCTTATCTCAAGCACTTGCGCATTACCTTTGAG GAGTTTAAGGCATTTGCTGATTTACGCCGAAGATTAGAATCATTGACGATGGCTATATTTGCTTATGGTCAAGTAAATGGGCTGTTGACAAAGCAGGATCTGAAGCGTGCAGCACAGCAT GTCTGTGGTGTTGAATTAACCGACAGAGTGGTGGACATCATTTTCCATGTGTTTGACATGAACAATGATGGGCACCTGAGCTCAGAGGAGTTCCTGAGAGCACTACAAAGACGAGAAGCCGATATTCATCAGCCAGCGGCGCGAGGAGGTCCCATGGGCTGGCTGAACCCTAAAAATCGTTCTTCGCTCCTACAGATGCTGCGCTAG